One stretch of Ananas comosus cultivar F153 linkage group 6, ASM154086v1, whole genome shotgun sequence DNA includes these proteins:
- the LOC109712245 gene encoding WRKY transcription factor WRKY51-like isoform X1 has translation MIQEAAAAGIRSVERLIAQISRQQESAPAPAPAPVDCREIADFTVAKFRKLISVLNRTGHARFRRGPSAPVEEEDEEEPPLRTLTLAPNPPKPSPSPGKGPATGLALSLDFGKAIGIGAGEESFSISSANSSFLSSITGDGSVSNGRQGGAASSSSLLFAPPSSASAAAAGKPPLMSSSPLIKKRCHGHGHGHGHAHAEDVAGKYGVNGGRCHCSKRRKLRVKRTIRVPAISSKVADIPPDEYSWRKYGQKPIKGSPYPRGYYKCSTLRGCPARKHVERAPDDPAMLIVTYEGEHRHTHDPSHPLNA, from the exons ATGATccaggaggcggcggcggcggggatcCGGAGCGTGGAGCGGCTGATCGCGCAGATCTCGAGGCAGCAGGagtcggcgccggcgccggcgccggcgccggtcGACTGCCGCGAGATCGCCGACTTCACCGTCGCCAAGTTCCGGAAGCTCATCTCCGTCCTCAACCGCACCGGCCACGCCCGCTTCCGCCGCGGCCCCTCCGCCCccgtggaggaggaggacgaggaggagccGCCGCtgcgaaccctaaccctagccccgaACCCGCCGAAGCCCTCGCCGTCGCCGGGGAAGGGGCCGGCCACGGGGCTCGCCCTAAGCCTAGATTTCGGTAAGGCGATCGGGATCGGGGCCGGGGAGGAGAGCTTCAGCATCTCGTCGGCGAACTCCTCGTTCCTCTCGTCGATCACCGGGGACGGGAGCGTCTCCAACGGGAGGCAAGGGGgcgcggcgtcgtcgtcgtctctcCTCTTCGCCCCTccttcctccgcctccgccgccgccgccgggaaGCCGCCGCTCAT GTCGTCGTCGCCACTTATCAAGAAGAGGTGCCACGGCCACGGCCACGGCCACGGCCACGCACACGCCGAGGACGTGGCTGGGAAGTACGGCGTTAATGGCGGACGATGCCACTGTTCGAAGAGAAG GAAATTGAGGGTGAAGAGGACGATACGGGTGCCGGCGATAAGCTCGAAGGTAGCGGACATCCCCCCCGACGAGTACTCGTGGCGCAAGTACGGCCAGAAGCCCATCAAGGGCTCCCCTTATCCCCG gGGATATTACAAGTGTAGTACGCTGCGGGGATGCCCTGCACGGAAGCACGTGGAGAGGGCGCCGGACGATCCCGCCATGCTCATTGTTACGTATGAGGGCGAGCATCGCCACACCCACGACCCCTCTCACCCCCTCAACGCCTGA
- the LOC109712245 gene encoding WRKY transcription factor WRKY51-like isoform X2, with product MIQEAAAAGIRSVERLIAQISRQQESAPAPAPAPVDCREIADFTVAKFRKLISVLNRTGHARFRRGPSAPVEEEDEEEPPLRTLTLAPNPPKPSPSPGKGPATGLALSLDFGKAIGIGAGEESFSISSANSSFLSSITGDGSVSNGRQGGAASSSSLLFAPPSSASAAAAGKPPLMSSSPLIKKRCHGHGHGHGHAHAEDVAGKYGVNGGRCHCSKRRKLRVKRTIRVPAISSKVADIPPDEYSWRKYGQKPIKGSPYPRGYYKCSTLRGCPARKHVERAPDDPAMLIVTYEGEHRHTHDPSHPLNA from the exons ATGATccaggaggcggcggcggcggggatcCGGAGCGTGGAGCGGCTGATCGCGCAGATCTCGAGGCAGCAGGagtcggcgccggcgccggcgccggcgccggtcGACTGCCGCGAGATCGCCGACTTCACCGTCGCCAAGTTCCGGAAGCTCATCTCCGTCCTCAACCGCACCGGCCACGCCCGCTTCCGCCGCGGCCCCTCCGCCCccgtggaggaggaggacgaggaggagccGCCGCtgcgaaccctaaccctagccccgaACCCGCCGAAGCCCTCGCCGTCGCCGGGGAAGGGGCCGGCCACGGGGCTCGCCCTAAGCCTAGATTTCGGTAAGGCGATCGGGATCGGGGCCGGGGAGGAGAGCTTCAGCATCTCGTCGGCGAACTCCTCGTTCCTCTCGTCGATCACCGGGGACGGGAGCGTCTCCAACGGGAGGCAAGGGGgcgcggcgtcgtcgtcgtctctcCTCTTCGCCCCTccttcctccgcctccgccgccgccgccgggaaGCCGCCGCTCATGTCGTCGTCGCCACTTATCAAGAAGAG GTGCCACGGCCACGGCCACGGCCACGGCCACGCACACGCCGAGGACGTGGCTGGGAAGTACGGCGTTAATGGCGGACGATGCCACTGTTCGAAGAGAAG GAAATTGAGGGTGAAGAGGACGATACGGGTGCCGGCGATAAGCTCGAAGGTAGCGGACATCCCCCCCGACGAGTACTCGTGGCGCAAGTACGGCCAGAAGCCCATCAAGGGCTCCCCTTATCCCCG gGGATATTACAAGTGTAGTACGCTGCGGGGATGCCCTGCACGGAAGCACGTGGAGAGGGCGCCGGACGATCCCGCCATGCTCATTGTTACGTATGAGGGCGAGCATCGCCACACCCACGACCCCTCTCACCCCCTCAACGCCTGA
- the LOC109711884 gene encoding uncharacterized protein LOC109711884 yields MSSEATTIEQFPALPAIRTTATSDEPIKATAGAGDDDNDECATPTSEEHKIKPPLKLGPNDRPRRVPRNLVAAFDVALPPKKRIRAG; encoded by the coding sequence ATGAGCTCGGAGGCCACAACAATTGAGCAATTCCCGGCTCTCCCCGCGATACGGACGACGGCGACATCTGACGAGCCGATCAAAGCCACCGCGGGGGCCGGCGATGATGACAATGACGAATGCGCGACTCCGACGTCGGAGGAGCACAAGATCAAACCGCCGCTCAAACTCGGCCCCAACGACCGGCCTCGCCGCGTCCCCCGCAACCTCGTCGCCGCGTTCGACGTCGCCCTCCCCCCCAAGAAGAGGATCCGCGCAGGTTAA